From the Paraflavitalea soli genome, the window CGCGCTACACGAAACCCGAAACTCTATATATTTGCCAAGTTTAATAAAATCAACACAATATGAATTTTAGCCGTGTCAATAACATTGTAGGTTGGCTGGTTTGTTTGATTGCTTGTACTGTGTACGTACTCACGATGGAAGCTACCGGTAGTTTCTGGGATTGTGGTGAGTTTGTGTCCAGTGCCTACAAGTTACAGATACCCCACCCCCCCGGAGCTCCTTTGTACGTATTACTTGGCCGTTTTTTCATCGTCCTTTTTGGCGATGATCCCCACAATGCAGCCAGGGGCGTGAACTTCATGAATGCTATTGCCAGCGGCTTTACCATATTATTCCTTTTCTGGACCATCACCCACTTTGCCCGTAAACTGGTGCAAAAAGGGGCCGAACTGACGGGCGAACAGACCTTTGCCGTAATGGCTGCCGGTGTGGTAGGCGCCCTGGCCTATACCTTTTCCGACTCTTTCTGGTACAGCGCCGTGGAAGGTGAGGTATATGCCCTCTCCTCTTTCTTCACCGCCATCGTATTCTGGGCCATCCTGAAATGGGAACATGAGGTGGACAGAGAAAGCCAGACAGACGGCCACAAGTTCTCCCGCGCCGACCGCTGGATCATCTTTATCTTCTTTATGATGGGATTGTCGATCGGTGTTCACTTGTTGAACCTCCTGACCATTCCTGCCATCGTAATGGTGTATTATTTCAAACGCTATAAGGTTACAGCCTGGGGTACTTTCTTTGCCTTTATGCTGGGCTGTGTGATCACCGGCCTGGTACAGGTGGTGATCATCCAATGGTCTATCAAAGGCGCAGGCGCTTTCGATATCCTGTTCGTAAACAATTTTGGCCTGCCTTTCTTCAGTGGTTTTGCCAGCTATTTTATTTTACTGGCCGCCCTGCTGATCATCGGCCTTCGTTTTGGCGAAGCACAGATCAAGAAGTTTACCCTGTTCCCTATCTGGTTAACGGCCATCATCCTCTTGTTCTGTTTCCCTTTCATCAAATCGCCCGGTTCTTTTGTGATCCTCCTCATCGGCCTGGGTGGTCTGATCGCCCTTTGTTATTATTATAAGGCAGGTGTCACTTCCTTCCTGAAGATCGGCATCTGGTCGGCCATATTTGTGATCTTAGGTTACTCTACTTATTTCACTACCCTGATACGCTCTTCTGCCAATCCATCCGTGGATATGTACAATGTAGACAACCCGGTAAGTTTGGTAGGTTACCTGAGCCGTGAGCAGTACGGTGACTGGCCCATTCTCTACGGCCCTTACTTCACGGATAAGCCAAGCCAGGAGAACTTTGTAGTAACCGGCGACCGCTACGTAAAAGGAAAAGACAAGTATGAAGTAGCTGGTAAAAATGGCGGCATCGACTACGGCAGCATGCCCACCGCCCACTTGTTCCCCCGCAGCTGGGACCCCAACAACGAAAGGAACCAGGAGCAGGTATACCGCAACTTCGGTGGCCTGGAGCAGGATGAAGAACCCACCAGGGCTTCAGAAATAAAATACTTCCTCAACTACCAGTTTCGCTGGATGTACTGGCGTTACTTCATGTGGAACTTTGCGGGTAAGCAAAATGACCTGCAGGGATTCGGTAACCGCCGCGATGGCAACTGGAACAGCGGCATCACACCCATCGATAAATTCTTTGGCCACAGCACGCCGGATGTATTACCGGAAACTGCCGGATCAAAGAATAAAGCCAACAACAAACTATTCTTCCTGCCATTTATACTGGGCATCATCGGCCTCATCTACCAATACCGCAACCGCAGGGATTGGCTGGTGACCGGCGCCTTGTTCTTCTTTACCGGTTTTGCCATTGTCATTTACCTCAACCAGGCAGGCTACCAGCCGCGTGAGCGGGACTACGCCTATGTAGGCTCCTTCTATGCTTTTGCAATCTGGATCGGCCTGGGTGTGCTGTGGGTAAAAGACATACTCGGCAAATACCTCAACAGCAAAATGGCCGGCTATGCCGCCTTTGGTATCACCTTACTCGCTGTACCGGTATTGATGGCATCCCAGGAATGGGACGACCACGACCGCAGCAAGAAGGTACTGGCCCGCGACCTGGGTTCTGATTACCTGGAAAGCTGCGAAAAGGATGCGATCCTGATCTCCTTTGGCGATAATGATACTTACCCACTGTGGTACACACAGGAAGTAGAAGGCGTGCGCAAGGACCTCCGCGTGGTGAACTACAGCTTATTGGGTACTGACTGGTACATCAACCAGCTGCGCTACAAGGTAAACGAAAGCTCTCCTGTTGATGTGATCCTTACACCGGAGCAGATCCAGGGTGGCAAACGCGACAGGATCTATTACTACCCGCTTCCTGGTTACAACCAAACCGACTATTACGATCTCTATAAAGTATTTAAGGATGTAATTGCCAGTGAAGATCCCAATAAGATGGCGCCGATGGATGGTGGTGATGAAGACCGCCCCAGCGTGTTCCCCGTGAAGAAGTTCAGCGTTCCTGTAGATGTAGAAGCCGTGAAGAAGACCCTGACGCTCAATCCCGGCGACACTATCGTAAGCAAACTCAAACTGGATATCAACCGCAATTCCATTGATAAGAACGACCTGGCGGTACTGGCCCTGATAGCCGCCAACAACTGGAAAAGGCCCATCTATTTCACTTCTACACAGGAGCTGGAAAACCTGGGACTGGAAAAGTACACCCGTATGGAAGGCTTATCCTACAGGCTGGTGCCCATTGAAAATGCCAACAATATTGCTACCGATCCCATGTACAAGGTGGTGATGGAGAAATTCAAATATGGTGGCGCTAACCGTGCTGGTGTGTATTATGATGAAGAGAACCGCCGTCATATCAACAGCATCCGTCAGGCACATGCCTTACTCGGATTAAACCTGGCCCAACTCGATAAAAAAGATTCAGCCAAAAAAGTATTGCAGAAGTATGACGCCAATGTAATGGAAGGCAATGTACCGTATGGTATGACCTCCAACCGTGGCAACTTCCACAACCGGGTGTCCATGTCCTTCCTGCTGGCAGCTTATGAAGCAGGCGACCTCACACTGGCTGCGAAAGTGAATACTTCTATGAAGCGCGACCTTGAACAGCAAATGCGCTACTACCGTACCCTGGGTGATGATATGAGCAACGAGCAGCTGGCCATGCAGGCAGCGGCCTACCTCAACAACCGGGGTAACAACCTGGCCCAAAGCCAGGAAGTATTCTCCCAGGATATCCTTTCCTCTTACCAGATGCTGCGGCAGCTGGATGAGTGGGAAAAGCAATACAAAGCAGGTAGTAAACCAGCCGGTACTTCTGAAAATGTGGATGGCAATATCTCAACGCCTGACTCAGGCGCTAAGCCAAAGGATACTGTTAATAAATAAACTGGTACTTCCAGTCACTGTATAAAAAAACGTCCCGGCAAAAACCGGGACGTTTTTTTATACTTCCATGCCAATAGCTTCCATTCACGGCTTGCCTGCTTACTCGTTGCCTCTATGCCTTGTTGCCTGTATGCCTCTTGCCTTCACTCCCCAACAATTTCCCTTAACAATTTGTTATTTAGACACGTATGTATTGCTGTCGCCTTAATCAGCAATTATGCTTAAATTGAGATAAACGCTTATATAGTAAAAACCATAATTTGTGATAGGTCACCATTTTACCAAATTTGATCCCAACCGGGAAGGAAAGAGCAAGTTCGACCAGTTGCTCGATGTGCTGATGCAGTTGTTGTCCTACACCAATGGCGACATTACAGAGGCGCTCAACTGGATGAACCAGCTGGACAAAGAATACGAACTCACAGACAATGAGTACGGTATGGGCGATTTTATTGAGGAGTTGCGGGAGAAAGGGTATATCCAGGAAAACCCGGCCAGCGGGCAGATATCCATCACCTCCAAGACCGAGCAAGGTATCCGTAAGAAGTCGCTGGAAGAGATCTTTGGCAAGCTCAAAAAGACAAAACAAGGTCAACACCACACTTTCAAACCCGGCCAGGGCGACGAGATCAGTCCCGATACCCGGCCCTACCAGTTTGGTGATACCCTGGAGCAGATCGATTTCACCACTTCCATCCTCAATGCCCAGATCAATCATGGCATCGACAGCTTCAGTATGCAGGAAGATGATCTTTCGATCCGGGAAACTGACTTCAAAGCACAGACCTCCACGGTGCTCATGATCGACATTTCGCATTCAATGATCCTCTATGGTGAAGACCGCATTACCCCGGCTAAAAAGGTAGCTATGGCCCTCAGCGAGCTTATTACCACCAAGTATCCGAAAGACACCCTTGATATTGTGGTATTTGGCAATGATGCCTGGCCTGTAGAGATCAAAGACCTGCCCTACCTCCAGGTAGGACCTTACCATACCAATACCGTAGCAGGATTGGAGATGGCGATGGACCTGCTGCGCCGGCGCAAGAATCCCAATAAGCAGATCTTCATGATCACCGATGGAAAACCTACCTGTCTGAAAGTAGGCAAACGCTATTACAAGAACAGCTTTGGCCTCGACAGGAAGATCACCACCCGCTGCCTGAACCTGGCAGCCCAGTGCAAAAAGCTCAAAATACCCATTACGACCTTTATGATCGCCACCGATCCGTACTTACAACGGTTTGTACAGGAGTTTACGGAAACAAACAATGGTAAGGCTTTCTTCGCGTCCCTGGACAAACTGGGCGCTTTCATATTCAAAGACTTTGAAAGTGGCAGAAGGAAAACGGTGTATTAACATTACTGCCTATGAACGTGCTTTCATCATGTAATAAATATTTCAACTGAACACATACTAATGACTAAAAGATTAGCAGCAACCTTAGGAGAATTGAAAAAGAGTGGTTACAAGCCTTTATCGGTGAAGGAAGAGATCCGTAAAAACCTGATCTGCTCGCTGCAGAAAAAGGAAAATACATTCAATGGTATTGTAGGCTATGAGGAAACGGTCATTCCCGATGTAGAACGGGCCCTTCTTTCCAAACACAATATCCTCTTCCTCGGTCTGCGCGGACAGGCTAAAACGCGGATGGCCCGGCAGATGGTAGAATTACTGGATGAATACATTCCTGTGGTATACGGCAGCGAGATCAATGACGATCCCCTGCATCCCATTTCACGGTATGCCAAAGACCTCATTGAAGAAAAAGGCGATGAGACCCCCATTACC encodes:
- a CDS encoding glycosyltransferase family 117 protein, which codes for MNFSRVNNIVGWLVCLIACTVYVLTMEATGSFWDCGEFVSSAYKLQIPHPPGAPLYVLLGRFFIVLFGDDPHNAARGVNFMNAIASGFTILFLFWTITHFARKLVQKGAELTGEQTFAVMAAGVVGALAYTFSDSFWYSAVEGEVYALSSFFTAIVFWAILKWEHEVDRESQTDGHKFSRADRWIIFIFFMMGLSIGVHLLNLLTIPAIVMVYYFKRYKVTAWGTFFAFMLGCVITGLVQVVIIQWSIKGAGAFDILFVNNFGLPFFSGFASYFILLAALLIIGLRFGEAQIKKFTLFPIWLTAIILLFCFPFIKSPGSFVILLIGLGGLIALCYYYKAGVTSFLKIGIWSAIFVILGYSTYFTTLIRSSANPSVDMYNVDNPVSLVGYLSREQYGDWPILYGPYFTDKPSQENFVVTGDRYVKGKDKYEVAGKNGGIDYGSMPTAHLFPRSWDPNNERNQEQVYRNFGGLEQDEEPTRASEIKYFLNYQFRWMYWRYFMWNFAGKQNDLQGFGNRRDGNWNSGITPIDKFFGHSTPDVLPETAGSKNKANNKLFFLPFILGIIGLIYQYRNRRDWLVTGALFFFTGFAIVIYLNQAGYQPRERDYAYVGSFYAFAIWIGLGVLWVKDILGKYLNSKMAGYAAFGITLLAVPVLMASQEWDDHDRSKKVLARDLGSDYLESCEKDAILISFGDNDTYPLWYTQEVEGVRKDLRVVNYSLLGTDWYINQLRYKVNESSPVDVILTPEQIQGGKRDRIYYYPLPGYNQTDYYDLYKVFKDVIASEDPNKMAPMDGGDEDRPSVFPVKKFSVPVDVEAVKKTLTLNPGDTIVSKLKLDINRNSIDKNDLAVLALIAANNWKRPIYFTSTQELENLGLEKYTRMEGLSYRLVPIENANNIATDPMYKVVMEKFKYGGANRAGVYYDEENRRHINSIRQAHALLGLNLAQLDKKDSAKKVLQKYDANVMEGNVPYGMTSNRGNFHNRVSMSFLLAAYEAGDLTLAAKVNTSMKRDLEQQMRYYRTLGDDMSNEQLAMQAAAYLNNRGNNLAQSQEVFSQDILSSYQMLRQLDEWEKQYKAGSKPAGTSENVDGNISTPDSGAKPKDTVNK
- a CDS encoding vWA domain-containing protein, whose amino-acid sequence is MIGHHFTKFDPNREGKSKFDQLLDVLMQLLSYTNGDITEALNWMNQLDKEYELTDNEYGMGDFIEELREKGYIQENPASGQISITSKTEQGIRKKSLEEIFGKLKKTKQGQHHTFKPGQGDEISPDTRPYQFGDTLEQIDFTTSILNAQINHGIDSFSMQEDDLSIRETDFKAQTSTVLMIDISHSMILYGEDRITPAKKVAMALSELITTKYPKDTLDIVVFGNDAWPVEIKDLPYLQVGPYHTNTVAGLEMAMDLLRRRKNPNKQIFMITDGKPTCLKVGKRYYKNSFGLDRKITTRCLNLAAQCKKLKIPITTFMIATDPYLQRFVQEFTETNNGKAFFASLDKLGAFIFKDFESGRRKTVY